One window of Macrococcus sp. 19Msa1099 genomic DNA carries:
- a CDS encoding nitrate/nitrite transporter, giving the protein MDKSTSKVQLPLQTLSLVAGFMAWTIIAPLMPFMSQEFTIPESQKAIILAIPVILGSVLRIPLGYYANLIGARKVFLFSFIFLLIPVFLLSLAQSTTMLMISGLFLGVGGAIFSVGVTSVPKYFPKEKHGLANGIYGMGNIGTAVSAFAAPPLANAIGWSNTVKSYLVVMALFALLNFLLGDKDEPKVKQPLMDQIKGVLPEYKLYLLSFWYFITFGSFVAFGLFLPNFLVNNFGLDKVDAGIRTGIFIAIATLLRPIGGVLGDKLRAMDVLKVVFVGLIIGAAMLSINHQISFFTAGCLVISACAGLGNGLIFKLAPTYYSKQAGIVNGIVSMMGGLGGFFPPLVIAACAANFGTNKPAFAFLAVFGIIALITMFWMDKKEGRN; this is encoded by the coding sequence ATGGACAAATCAACAAGTAAAGTACAGTTACCCTTACAGACGTTAAGTTTAGTTGCAGGGTTTATGGCATGGACAATCATTGCACCGCTTATGCCATTTATGTCACAAGAATTTACCATTCCAGAAAGTCAGAAAGCAATTATTTTAGCGATACCAGTTATTCTTGGCTCAGTTTTGCGTATCCCACTTGGTTATTATGCCAACTTAATCGGTGCAAGAAAGGTATTCTTATTCTCGTTTATATTCTTATTGATTCCAGTATTTTTACTTAGTTTAGCACAGTCTACTACGATGCTGATGATTTCAGGCCTTTTCTTAGGTGTTGGGGGCGCAATCTTCTCTGTAGGTGTTACGAGTGTACCGAAATACTTCCCGAAAGAAAAACATGGTTTAGCGAATGGTATTTATGGAATGGGGAATATCGGAACTGCTGTATCAGCGTTCGCAGCACCACCGCTTGCGAATGCAATTGGCTGGAGCAACACTGTTAAATCTTATTTAGTAGTTATGGCATTATTTGCGCTACTGAACTTCTTATTAGGAGATAAAGATGAGCCGAAAGTAAAACAACCATTAATGGATCAAATTAAAGGTGTATTACCAGAGTATAAACTGTATTTACTGAGCTTCTGGTACTTCATTACATTCGGTTCATTTGTAGCATTTGGATTGTTCTTGCCGAACTTCTTGGTTAATAACTTTGGATTAGATAAAGTTGATGCAGGAATACGTACAGGTATATTTATCGCGATTGCCACATTACTACGCCCAATTGGTGGCGTGCTGGGTGACAAGTTACGTGCTATGGATGTCCTTAAAGTTGTGTTTGTTGGTCTTATTATTGGTGCAGCAATGCTTTCGATTAACCATCAAATCTCTTTCTTTACTGCCGGATGTTTAGTTATTTCAGCATGTGCGGGGTTAGGAAATGGCTTAATCTTTAAATTGGCTCCGACATATTACTCTAAACAAGCAGGTATTGTTAACGGTATTGTTTCGATGATGGGTGGATTAGGTGGATTCTTTCCGCCACTAGTTATTGCCGCTTGTGCAGCAAACTTCGGTACAAACAAGCCAGCTTTTGCCTTCCTTGCAGTGTTTGGTATAATTGCATTAATAACAATGTTCTGGATGGACAAAAAAGAAGGCAGAAATTAG
- a CDS encoding ThiF family adenylyltransferase, producing MRYDRQIKFYGIGQEGQERLSQKTVGIVGCGALGTHLAESMARCGVNKIVIVDRDYVELSNLQRQSLFKEQDAVDSTPKVIACERELKAIRSDIQIETYIDHLDAPLLEAAFLQCDCILDATDNFETRLLINDFAYKYNIPWIYGACVESTYVACPFIPGETPCFNCVMGMLPIMNRTCDTVGVIEPAVSMATSFQMAYALKLLTGTPFDAKLVFGDVWQMDHTALKFSRMYDDECMTCGGQATYPELHKRTHETMLCGRDTVQITTQFSDEELLKHLESLSITVQETPYFIRFNFNGYPIVRFKGGRMLIHEVQSMAEGKTVYHQLFG from the coding sequence ATGCGGTATGACAGACAAATAAAATTTTATGGTATCGGCCAGGAGGGTCAGGAGAGATTATCTCAAAAGACTGTCGGGATTGTAGGGTGCGGTGCACTTGGTACACATCTTGCAGAATCCATGGCGAGGTGCGGTGTAAATAAAATTGTGATTGTTGATCGCGACTATGTTGAGCTTTCTAATTTACAACGACAATCACTATTTAAGGAACAAGATGCAGTTGATTCGACACCTAAAGTGATTGCTTGTGAAAGAGAATTAAAAGCAATCCGAAGTGATATACAAATCGAAACTTACATCGATCATCTTGATGCGCCGCTTCTAGAAGCGGCGTTTTTGCAATGTGATTGTATATTAGATGCAACAGATAACTTTGAAACGCGATTGTTAATTAACGATTTCGCTTATAAATATAATATCCCATGGATTTATGGTGCGTGTGTAGAGTCGACTTATGTGGCATGTCCGTTCATTCCAGGTGAAACACCGTGTTTTAATTGTGTGATGGGTATGTTACCAATCATGAATAGAACCTGTGATACAGTAGGTGTTATAGAACCTGCAGTAAGTATGGCAACGAGCTTTCAGATGGCGTATGCGTTAAAGTTATTAACAGGGACACCGTTTGATGCGAAATTAGTGTTTGGTGATGTATGGCAGATGGATCATACAGCCCTTAAATTTTCTCGTATGTATGATGATGAGTGTATGACGTGCGGAGGACAAGCAACATATCCAGAACTGCATAAACGTACACATGAAACGATGTTATGCGGGAGAGATACTGTTCAAATTACCACACAGTTTAGTGATGAAGAATTGTTAAAACATTTAGAATCATTGTCTATTACCGTCCAGGAAACACCTTATTTTATTCGGTTTAACTTTAACGGCTATCCGATTGTACGGTTTAAAGGTGGTCGTATGCTTATTCATGAAGTTCAATCGATGGCGGAAGGCAAGACAGTTTATCATCAACTATTTGGTTAG
- a CDS encoding MogA/MoaB family molybdenum cofactor biosynthesis protein gives MEHSNDVRKQLNVGVITVSDTRDYATDKGGKAIVEHLKSIEIDVSREHYLIAKDDQADIRASIMKLLHDKVDVIITTGGTGIAKRDVTIEVVKSVIDKELEGFGEIFRYLSYTEDVGTRAMLSRALCGTKDNTVIFSIPGSVGAVNLAMKKLITQEIHHIVHELNK, from the coding sequence ATGGAACATTCAAATGATGTGCGTAAACAATTAAATGTAGGTGTCATTACAGTAAGTGATACGAGAGATTATGCTACGGATAAGGGCGGAAAGGCAATTGTTGAACATTTAAAAAGTATTGAAATCGATGTTTCACGTGAACATTACTTGATCGCTAAAGACGACCAGGCTGATATTCGAGCGAGCATTATGAAATTACTGCATGATAAAGTGGATGTCATTATTACGACAGGTGGAACAGGTATTGCAAAACGTGATGTTACGATTGAAGTAGTGAAGTCTGTTATCGATAAAGAACTGGAAGGTTTCGGTGAAATATTTCGTTATTTAAGCTATACAGAAGATGTAGGTACACGAGCGATGCTCTCACGTGCGTTATGTGGTACGAAAGATAATACCGTAATTTTCTCGATACCAGGATCAGTTGGTGCTGTAAATCTCGCAATGAAAAAGCTCATTACACAAGAGATTCATCACATTGTGCATGAGCTTAATAAGTAA
- the moaC gene encoding cyclic pyranopterin monophosphate synthase MoaC, which yields MNNLTHFNEQGRAKMVDVSDKPTSTRTAVAKTSIKVNAVIYEQIINHKNKKGDVLGVAQVAGIMAAKNTAQIIPMCHPLNLSGIDIAFEWDTIDGYEILITCTVKTTGQTGVEMEALTGASATALTIYDMTKAVDKGMIIGPTYLEHKSGGKNGDFNR from the coding sequence ATGAACAATTTAACACACTTTAATGAACAAGGACGCGCTAAGATGGTAGATGTATCAGATAAACCTACCTCAACACGCACTGCTGTTGCTAAAACTTCGATTAAAGTAAACGCAGTCATTTATGAGCAAATCATCAACCACAAGAATAAAAAGGGCGATGTGCTTGGCGTGGCACAGGTGGCAGGTATTATGGCTGCAAAGAACACCGCACAAATTATCCCGATGTGTCACCCACTAAATTTAAGTGGTATCGATATTGCCTTTGAATGGGATACGATTGACGGTTATGAAATATTAATCACTTGCACCGTTAAAACGACCGGACAAACAGGTGTTGAAATGGAAGCTTTAACGGGTGCAAGCGCGACGGCACTTACAATATATGATATGACCAAAGCAGTTGATAAAGGTATGATTATCGGTCCAACTTATCTCGAACATAAATCTGGTGGCAAAAACGGCGATTTTAACCGTTAA